In the Thermodesulfovibrio yellowstonii DSM 11347 genome, one interval contains:
- a CDS encoding 30S ribosomal protein bS22, producing MGNVLKWRKKKIKKHKYRKLRKKMRAQRRNK from the coding sequence GTGGGTAATGTTCTTAAGTGGAGAAAGAAAAAGATAAAAAAACACAAATATAGAAAACTTCGTAAAAAAATGAGAGCACAGAGAAGAAATAAATAA
- the metG gene encoding methionine--tRNA ligase has translation MNQNKGFYITTPIYYVNDIPHIGHAYTTIAADILARYMRLKGRKVFFLTGTDEHGQKVERAALQKGKTPKEHADIMVENFKTLWKGLNISNDAFIRTTDEEHKRIVQEILQRLYDKGEIVKRKYSGMYCTPCERFWTEKDLVEGKCPDCGRDVEFIEEENYFFLMSKYQQALIEHIEKNPSYILPETRKNEVLGFLKNRTLGDLCISRPKHRLEWGIILPFDENYTTYVWFDALVNYYSALKYLAPENVEWWPPDHHLIGKDILTTHAVYWSTMLMALELPLPRNIFAHGWWTVKGKKMSKSLGNVVNPSEVIKKYGVDAFRYFLFREVSFGLDGDFSEEALIRRINNDLANDFGNLLNRFLVMNEKYMKGAVKINSIIPRSEATRNLYSDNEFLSSFKSLIEEINNEILWDEFKFNIILEKIWQAISLTNNYIAKTEPWKVLKEEPERLPLILFNIWNAIRIITVFLYPFMPETANKIWYALGLRDYIIDYKMLKWELDIKEVKTEKIEQLFPKIEIKTEEQMKVEKREEAKVEDLISIEDFMKIKLKVGKVLQAERVKGSKKLIKLIVDIGEERQIVAGIGEQYSPEELIGRSIVVLSNLKPAKLMGVESQGMLLAATGEDGKISILTIDREVNAGAGIK, from the coding sequence ATGAATCAAAATAAAGGATTTTATATCACCACACCGATTTACTATGTAAACGATATCCCTCATATTGGACATGCCTACACTACAATAGCAGCAGACATACTGGCACGGTATATGAGACTTAAAGGTAGAAAAGTCTTTTTTCTTACAGGAACAGATGAGCATGGGCAGAAAGTAGAAAGAGCTGCATTGCAAAAAGGTAAAACTCCTAAGGAACATGCTGATATTATGGTTGAAAATTTCAAAACATTATGGAAGGGACTAAATATAAGCAATGACGCTTTTATAAGAACTACTGATGAAGAACACAAAAGGATTGTTCAGGAAATCCTTCAGAGGCTTTATGATAAAGGAGAGATTGTAAAAAGAAAATACTCTGGAATGTACTGCACCCCCTGTGAGAGATTCTGGACAGAAAAGGATTTAGTAGAAGGAAAATGCCCAGACTGTGGAAGAGATGTGGAATTTATTGAAGAGGAAAACTACTTTTTTCTCATGTCAAAGTATCAACAAGCACTTATTGAGCACATTGAAAAAAATCCCTCCTATATTCTTCCTGAAACAAGAAAAAATGAGGTTTTAGGTTTTCTTAAAAATAGGACTCTTGGTGATCTATGTATTTCCCGTCCAAAACACAGGCTTGAGTGGGGAATAATTCTGCCATTTGATGAAAACTATACTACATATGTATGGTTTGATGCTCTTGTTAACTACTATTCAGCTTTGAAATATCTCGCTCCAGAAAATGTAGAGTGGTGGCCTCCAGACCATCATCTTATTGGCAAAGATATTCTTACAACTCATGCTGTTTACTGGTCTACAATGCTTATGGCACTTGAACTTCCACTTCCGAGAAACATCTTTGCTCATGGATGGTGGACAGTAAAAGGTAAAAAGATGTCAAAATCTCTTGGAAATGTTGTAAATCCCTCTGAGGTCATAAAAAAATATGGCGTAGATGCCTTCAGATATTTTCTTTTTAGAGAAGTATCCTTTGGACTTGATGGTGATTTTTCAGAAGAAGCTCTGATTAGAAGAATTAACAATGACCTTGCCAATGATTTTGGGAATTTACTTAACAGATTTCTTGTAATGAATGAAAAGTATATGAAAGGTGCTGTAAAAATAAACTCTATCATTCCGAGGAGCGAAGCCACGCGAAATCTCTACTCTGACAATGAATTTTTATCTTCCTTTAAGTCATTAATTGAGGAAATTAATAATGAAATCTTGTGGGATGAATTCAAATTTAACATTATTCTTGAAAAAATATGGCAGGCAATCTCTTTAACAAACAACTATATTGCAAAAACAGAACCCTGGAAAGTATTAAAAGAAGAACCTGAAAGACTTCCTTTGATACTTTTCAATATATGGAATGCTATCAGAATAATTACAGTCTTTCTCTATCCCTTTATGCCTGAAACAGCAAATAAAATATGGTATGCACTTGGACTAAGGGATTACATTATTGATTATAAAATGCTTAAATGGGAACTTGATATAAAAGAGGTAAAGACAGAAAAAATTGAACAACTTTTCCCAAAAATAGAGATTAAAACTGAAGAACAGATGAAAGTGGAAAAAAGAGAGGAGGCAAAGGTGGAAGACCTTATAAGCATTGAAGATTTTATGAAAATTAAGCTCAAGGTTGGAAAGGTGCTTCAAGCAGAAAGAGTTAAAGGTTCAAAGAAACTAATAAAGCTTATTGTTGACATCGGAGAGGAAAGACAGATAGTTGCAGGGATTGGAGAGCAATACTCACCAGAGGAACTCATAGGCAGGTCAATTGTGGTTTTAAGCAACCTTAAGCCAGCAAAGCTTATGGGAGTAGAATCTCAAGGTATGCTTCTTGCAGCAACAGGGGAGGATGGGAAAATATCAATACTAACCATTGATAGAGAGGTAAATGCTGGCGCAGGAATAAAATGA
- the holB gene encoding DNA polymerase III subunit delta': MGFNKIISQEKAIKLLKGTLRTKKIPNALLFLGDAYIGKTSTAIAYAKALNCLNSENEDSCDSCDSCKKIEQRLHPDIKIIAPEKDVITVNTIREVEEFVSLKPLEGKYKVVIIKEAHKMNNAAANAFLKTVEEPPFMTTIILICENIHNLPEPLISRCFKVYFTPLSIDAIKKIIPDMQQESFFRIIMGKPGLFMSRDILKDIQWFSATLKNIKENNKKAIWKDNEEIKWWIDFLCIFLRDSLIKLINKVSSDCCLILPLDFKLKENISVQEIFNLYEEVQNIKRNIDLNLNKSILWNYLVSCINNLITSSENRKSST, from the coding sequence ATGGGCTTTAATAAAATTATATCTCAGGAAAAAGCTATAAAACTGCTCAAAGGAACATTAAGAACAAAGAAAATTCCAAATGCCTTATTATTTTTAGGAGATGCCTATATTGGAAAGACATCAACAGCCATTGCCTATGCAAAGGCATTAAATTGTTTGAATTCTGAAAATGAAGACTCCTGCGATAGTTGCGACTCATGTAAAAAAATTGAGCAAAGGTTACATCCTGATATTAAAATAATAGCTCCTGAAAAAGACGTAATCACAGTAAATACTATAAGAGAAGTTGAAGAGTTTGTTTCTTTAAAACCTCTTGAAGGGAAGTACAAGGTTGTTATTATAAAAGAAGCACATAAAATGAACAATGCAGCAGCAAATGCATTTCTTAAGACAGTTGAAGAACCGCCTTTCATGACCACAATAATTCTTATCTGTGAAAATATTCATAATTTACCCGAACCATTGATTTCAAGATGCTTTAAAGTCTATTTTACACCGCTTTCAATTGATGCAATAAAAAAAATTATACCCGATATGCAGCAGGAATCCTTTTTCAGAATTATTATGGGAAAGCCTGGACTTTTTATGTCAAGGGATATACTAAAAGATATTCAATGGTTTAGTGCTACATTAAAAAACATTAAAGAAAATAATAAAAAAGCTATCTGGAAAGACAACGAAGAAATTAAGTGGTGGATAGATTTTTTATGTATTTTTCTTAGAGACTCTCTTATTAAGCTTATAAACAAAGTTTCTTCAGATTGTTGCCTGATTTTACCTTTAGATTTTAAACTAAAAGAAAATATATCTGTGCAAGAAATTTTCAATCTATATGAGGAGGTACAAAACATTAAAAGAAACATTGATTTAAATTTAAATAAATCAATACTATGGAACTATCTGGTTTCCTGTATCAATAACCTAATAACTTCTTCAGAAAACAGGAAATCATCAACTTAG
- the radC gene encoding RadC family protein, protein MNSVREWPETERPRERLIKHGAEALSDAQLLAIVLRTGSNGKTVIDTAIELLQNFRGLRGLEEASISELKSFKGLGIAKIAQIKASFELGKRALCEKSQEQFFNSAEIVYNYFFPKLNGLKKEVFITLLLDTKLRLIREVKVSEGTLNQSLIHPREVFKDAVKESAYAVILIHNHPSGDPTPSEQDIEITKKLKKASEILEIPILDHVIIGSGKYFSMKERGVV, encoded by the coding sequence ATGAACTCTGTCAGAGAATGGCCAGAGACTGAAAGACCGAGAGAAAGGCTTATCAAACATGGAGCGGAAGCTTTAAGTGACGCTCAGTTACTTGCCATAGTTTTACGAACAGGCTCAAATGGAAAAACTGTTATTGATACAGCAATTGAACTTCTGCAAAATTTTCGTGGTCTAAGGGGTCTTGAGGAAGCATCTATAAGTGAACTTAAATCTTTTAAAGGACTTGGCATTGCCAAAATAGCCCAAATTAAAGCATCCTTTGAACTTGGTAAAAGAGCACTGTGTGAAAAATCTCAGGAACAGTTTTTTAACTCTGCTGAAATTGTTTATAACTATTTCTTTCCGAAACTTAATGGATTAAAAAAGGAAGTATTTATAACCCTCTTACTTGATACAAAGTTAAGACTAATCAGGGAAGTAAAAGTCTCCGAAGGAACTCTCAATCAATCATTAATTCATCCAAGAGAAGTATTTAAAGATGCAGTAAAAGAATCAGCCTATGCAGTAATTCTTATACACAATCATCCAAGCGGAGACCCAACGCCCAGTGAGCAGGACATAGAGATAACAAAAAAACTCAAAAAAGCCTCAGAAATCCTTGAAATCCCCATCCTTGACCATGTAATCATAGGTAGTGGAAAATATTTTAGTATGAAGGAGAGGGGAGTAGTTTGA
- a CDS encoding PSP1 domain-containing protein: MNNVVYVRIRPFGKVYRYLNNLEMELKKGDFVVVEGDFGLTLGYVVKVSSDNENSFKPVIRKATQEDMETFEKNISLEKDAWDFCLEKISERKLPMKLLVVESALDRKRIIFYFTAEGRIDFRELVKDLAAKFKTRIEMRQIGVRDEAKFLGGIGVCGREICCKTFVSFFKPISLKMAKDQEMVLNVSKLSGVCGRLKCCLRHEYYGEIEEIIQDEEIITQEEKEPEFKKLSFIIKETDEEPTEETSGGKDESK; encoded by the coding sequence ATGAATAACGTTGTATATGTAAGAATTAGACCATTTGGCAAAGTCTACCGTTACTTGAATAATCTGGAGATGGAATTAAAAAAAGGTGATTTTGTTGTTGTAGAAGGTGATTTTGGATTGACCTTAGGTTATGTTGTAAAAGTATCCTCTGACAATGAAAATTCTTTCAAACCTGTAATCAGAAAAGCAACTCAAGAAGATATGGAAACATTTGAAAAAAACATCTCTCTGGAAAAAGATGCATGGGATTTTTGTCTTGAAAAAATAAGTGAGAGAAAGCTACCCATGAAACTTTTAGTTGTTGAATCTGCTCTTGATAGAAAAAGAATAATTTTTTACTTTACTGCAGAAGGAAGGATAGACTTTAGAGAACTGGTTAAAGACCTCGCAGCAAAATTCAAAACAAGAATAGAAATGCGACAGATAGGGGTTAGAGATGAAGCAAAATTTCTCGGTGGAATAGGTGTTTGCGGAAGGGAAATATGCTGCAAGACCTTTGTTAGCTTTTTTAAACCAATCTCTCTAAAAATGGCTAAAGATCAGGAAATGGTGCTTAATGTATCAAAACTCTCAGGTGTTTGCGGAAGGTTAAAATGCTGTCTAAGGCATGAATATTACGGCGAAATAGAAGAAATAATTCAGGATGAAGAAATCATTACACAAGAAGAAAAAGAACCTGAATTTAAAAAGTTATCTTTTATCATAAAAGAAACTGATGAAGAGCCAACAGAGGAGACTTCTGGAGGAAAAGATGAATCAAAATAA
- the tmk gene encoding dTMP kinase — protein MNKGIFITFEGIEGSGKTTQGKLLAEKLKKEGLKVLYTYEPGDTEAGRHIRKILLNSEIKINPLCELLLYFADRVQHIEEKIKPCIESGFIVICDRFTDSTLVYQGYARGISIDLIKQLNKIVLDEFMPDLTVLLDCPANIGLKRNQKINKKDRFEMENLAFHEKVRQGYLKLAELYKKRFFVLDATESIDKIAEDIYRKVKSILSHGL, from the coding sequence ATGAATAAAGGAATATTTATAACTTTTGAAGGCATAGAGGGCTCTGGGAAAACCACACAGGGAAAGTTACTTGCTGAAAAACTTAAAAAAGAAGGATTGAAGGTTTTATATACATATGAACCCGGAGATACAGAAGCTGGAAGGCATATCAGAAAAATACTTCTTAATTCAGAAATTAAAATAAATCCATTATGTGAACTTCTTCTTTATTTTGCAGACAGAGTCCAACATATTGAGGAGAAAATAAAACCATGCATTGAATCTGGTTTTATTGTGATATGTGATAGGTTTACAGACTCAACTTTGGTTTATCAAGGATATGCAAGAGGTATATCAATTGATTTGATTAAACAATTGAACAAAATAGTTCTTGACGAATTCATGCCGGATTTAACAGTGTTGCTTGACTGTCCAGCAAATATTGGACTTAAAAGAAATCAGAAGATTAATAAAAAAGATAGATTTGAGATGGAAAACTTAGCTTTCCATGAAAAAGTAAGGCAAGGATATCTTAAGCTTGCAGAATTATATAAAAAAAGATTTTTTGTTTTAGACGCCACTGAATCCATAGATAAAATAGCTGAAGACATATATAGAAAAGTTAAATCAATACTATCACATGGGCTTTAA
- a CDS encoding menaquinone biosynthesis decarboxylase → MAYKDLRDFIEVLGTKGLLHRVKVEVDPVLEIAEITDRMCKSPHGGKALFFEKVKGSNIPVVTNIFGSFERMCLSLEVESLDDVGKRVEKLLNQTPPKTFKEKIKTAFDLLEISKYLPKRVKNAPCQEVVNYEPNLDKLPILKTWPLDGGRFITLPMVFTRDPDTGKQNCGMYRMHVYDAKTTGMHWHIHKDGATHYRKYKELGKRMPVAVAIGSDPAVIYSSTAPLPYGVDEMVFAGFLRKSPVEMVKCVTCDIEVPANAEFVLEGYVDPNELRDEGPFGDHTGFYSPVDKFPVFHITCITHRKNPIYPATVVGKPPMEDCYMGKATERIFLPLLKMQFPEIRDMNLPMEGVFHNAAIISIKKQYPGHGKKIIHGLWGMGQMMFSKLIIVVDDDVDVQDLSTTAWKVLNNVDWRRDIIISEGPVDELDHSASFPRFGGKMGIDATRKTREEGMMRDWPEEITQTEEIKQLVTKRWHEYGF, encoded by the coding sequence ATGGCTTATAAGGATTTGAGAGATTTTATAGAGGTTCTTGGTACAAAAGGGCTTCTTCATAGAGTTAAAGTTGAGGTTGACCCTGTTCTTGAAATTGCGGAGATCACTGATAGAATGTGTAAATCACCACATGGTGGAAAAGCCCTTTTTTTTGAGAAAGTAAAAGGCTCAAACATCCCTGTCGTGACAAACATTTTCGGCTCTTTTGAAAGAATGTGCCTTTCCCTTGAAGTGGAAAGCCTTGATGATGTTGGAAAAAGAGTAGAAAAGCTTCTTAACCAAACTCCGCCAAAAACCTTTAAAGAAAAAATAAAAACAGCCTTTGACCTTCTTGAGATAAGTAAGTATTTACCAAAAAGGGTTAAAAATGCTCCCTGTCAGGAAGTGGTTAACTACGAGCCGAATCTGGATAAGCTTCCTATATTGAAAACCTGGCCCCTTGATGGAGGAAGATTTATCACATTGCCAATGGTTTTTACCCGTGATCCTGACACAGGCAAGCAAAACTGTGGAATGTATAGAATGCATGTCTATGATGCAAAAACCACAGGCATGCACTGGCATATCCATAAAGACGGTGCAACACACTACAGAAAATACAAAGAACTCGGTAAAAGAATGCCTGTAGCAGTGGCAATCGGTTCTGACCCAGCGGTTATTTATTCTTCCACCGCACCCCTTCCCTATGGTGTAGATGAGATGGTTTTTGCAGGATTTTTAAGAAAAAGTCCTGTAGAAATGGTTAAGTGCGTAACCTGTGATATAGAAGTGCCTGCAAATGCAGAATTTGTTCTTGAAGGCTATGTTGACCCTAATGAATTAAGGGATGAAGGTCCTTTTGGTGACCATACAGGTTTTTATTCACCTGTTGATAAATTTCCTGTTTTTCACATAACTTGTATTACTCACAGAAAAAATCCCATATATCCTGCAACAGTTGTTGGTAAGCCTCCTATGGAAGACTGTTACATGGGTAAGGCAACAGAAAGAATTTTTTTACCTTTGCTTAAAATGCAGTTTCCAGAAATTAGAGATATGAATCTTCCAATGGAAGGAGTATTCCACAATGCAGCTATAATTTCTATAAAAAAGCAATATCCTGGACATGGTAAAAAAATCATTCATGGACTCTGGGGCATGGGACAGATGATGTTTTCAAAGCTTATAATTGTTGTTGATGATGATGTAGATGTTCAGGATTTATCAACAACTGCATGGAAGGTGCTAAATAATGTTGATTGGCGAAGGGATATAATTATCTCTGAAGGTCCTGTTGATGAACTTGACCATTCTGCAAGCTTTCCAAGATTTGGTGGCAAGATGGGAATTGATGCAACAAGAAAAACTCGTGAAGAAGGCATGATGAGAGACTGGCCCGAAGAAATTACTCAAACAGAAGAAATAAAACAACTTGTCACAAAAAGATGGCATGAGTATGGATTCTGA
- a CDS encoding acyl-CoA dehydratase activase has protein sequence MDSDFFLGIDVGSETAKIAVVNKDCNIIEKLYLKHFGKPAEIVSHILKDIVSKYKNLKICFTGVSGRFIAKTAGAPYVNEIVSQATATSFFYPQVRTIIEIGGEDSKLIFLDKGGRIKDFSLNSICAAGTGSFLEQQAERLGLTIEEFSELATKSDKPSKIAGRCSVFAKSDMIHLQQIATPVEDIIAGLCFALARNFKATMFKGRTVEQVVAFQGGVAANKGMVKAFKKILNIDEILIPEHFEVTGAIGAAIKAQHSSVYLNEKIIDKLSSIKAEIEYGLPPLKKERFLAHPAVVQNGKNDSCQSSASSLQSDSAYLGIDVGSVSTNIVLIDEDGKLIAKKYLPTAGRPIDAVKRGFNELNEEFPKIKIKGAGVTGSGRYMIADFVGADIIKNEITAHAHGAVHYDSSIDTIFEIGGQDSKYIRLKDGKVVDFEMNKACAAGTGSFIEEQADKLGVSLEEFQRLAFASETPCRLGERCTVFMENSLVINLHKGARKEDIVAGLCYSIVENYINRVVAGKPIGKKIFFQGGVAFNKAVIAAFENFLKSKIDKECELIIPINHEVMGAIGVALLAKDFMKNGKKSKFKGFSLRNKQYTISSFECKGCPNYCEINRVKLEGEEKNLFYGGRCEKYEKQDFLSKLPDPVKLREELLWKTHKEYEKQYKDRKAPVIGIPYIFFFHDHLPFWSTLLWELGFNVRISDKTNKKIINKGVEKVLSEACFPLKVAYGHIADLVEKGIDLIFVPSFINLNLYDEYERGLACPLVQTIPYVSRKLFNEAKILIPRIDFSRGFDYLKKELFRTFKGIINIKNIDAKISIAREKQKEFVNSLQKEGLKLLETAKDKSLGQQATVVIIGRSYNSFDQAVSLDISGKLTRLDVLPIPMDMLPLDSVNIKDEWNNLYWRSGQRIIRASKFLHKLDEVYPLFITNFSCGPDSFIINYFKEEMLQKPYLILEIDEHSADAGIVTRLEAFIDSVKSREEKRSEQIFIPLSIKTSNKDLSKRTIYIPRMSDHAFALKAAFNYCGIDAEVMPPSDKESIELARKYIGGGECFPYVVTLGDMLKLVFSRDFNPEKTAFFMPSGAGPCRFGQYNVSHRRMLKKLGFDNVPVYSPQQDAQFYKDLNIAGSEFSLRAWQGIVAYGLLIKILLQTRPYEKNKGETESLYEYYLTKICDALKSRNGNIENLMNNMKKDFENIPKYKDKKPLVGIVGEIFVRSHSFSNENLIKRLESLGAEVYFTPIEEWIHYVNKMALRKALIKKDKSAIIKILINKFFQWRVEKKFSSNFKETLKFLHEPSIKELFKFASPYVPDSFEGETILSIGKSVDLIKKGVSGIINAMPFGCMPGAIVTALLRFIQRDYNIPVVSLAFDGTNSTVNELWLEAFIETIKT, from the coding sequence ATGGATTCTGATTTTTTTCTTGGAATTGATGTAGGAAGCGAAACAGCTAAGATAGCAGTTGTTAATAAGGATTGTAACATTATTGAAAAACTCTATTTGAAGCATTTTGGAAAACCTGCTGAGATAGTCTCTCATATTTTGAAAGATATTGTTTCAAAATATAAAAACTTAAAAATATGTTTTACAGGTGTATCAGGGAGATTTATTGCAAAGACTGCTGGCGCTCCCTATGTAAATGAAATTGTTTCACAGGCAACAGCAACTTCATTTTTTTATCCTCAGGTAAGAACAATTATTGAGATTGGCGGAGAAGACTCAAAGCTTATTTTTCTTGACAAAGGCGGAAGAATTAAGGACTTTTCTTTAAACAGCATATGTGCAGCAGGCACAGGCTCATTTCTTGAGCAGCAGGCAGAACGTCTTGGTTTAACAATAGAAGAATTCAGCGAACTTGCAACAAAGTCAGACAAACCTTCAAAAATTGCAGGAAGATGTAGTGTTTTTGCCAAATCAGACATGATTCATCTACAGCAGATTGCAACCCCTGTGGAAGATATAATTGCAGGACTTTGCTTTGCTCTTGCAAGAAACTTTAAGGCAACCATGTTTAAAGGAAGAACTGTTGAGCAAGTGGTTGCTTTTCAAGGTGGAGTAGCAGCAAATAAAGGAATGGTAAAGGCATTTAAAAAAATTTTGAACATTGATGAAATATTGATACCTGAGCATTTTGAAGTAACTGGTGCAATAGGAGCAGCAATAAAGGCTCAGCATAGCAGTGTTTATCTAAATGAGAAAATTATAGACAAACTTAGTAGCATAAAAGCAGAGATTGAATATGGATTGCCCCCTCTTAAAAAAGAGAGATTCTTGGCACACCCTGCGGTAGTTCAGAATGGAAAAAATGATAGCTGTCAATCTTCAGCCTCAAGCCTTCAGTCTGACTCTGCTTATCTTGGTATTGACGTTGGTTCAGTAAGCACAAACATTGTTCTTATAGATGAAGATGGAAAACTTATTGCAAAAAAATATCTTCCTACAGCTGGAAGACCAATTGATGCTGTTAAAAGAGGATTCAATGAGCTAAATGAAGAATTTCCAAAAATCAAAATTAAGGGTGCTGGTGTTACAGGTTCAGGCCGTTACATGATTGCAGATTTCGTAGGTGCAGATATTATTAAGAACGAAATCACAGCCCATGCTCATGGTGCAGTTCATTATGATAGCAGCATTGATACAATTTTTGAAATTGGTGGACAGGATTCAAAATATATACGTTTAAAAGATGGCAAGGTGGTAGATTTTGAAATGAATAAAGCCTGCGCAGCAGGCACGGGCTCTTTTATTGAAGAGCAGGCTGACAAACTTGGAGTAAGCCTTGAAGAATTTCAAAGGCTTGCTTTTGCTTCTGAGACTCCTTGTAGACTTGGAGAAAGATGCACTGTTTTTATGGAAAACTCTCTGGTTATAAACCTTCATAAAGGTGCACGCAAAGAGGATATTGTTGCAGGTCTTTGTTATAGTATTGTGGAAAATTACATTAATAGAGTTGTTGCAGGAAAACCGATTGGTAAAAAAATATTTTTTCAGGGAGGTGTTGCTTTTAATAAAGCTGTCATTGCAGCTTTTGAGAACTTTTTAAAATCCAAAATTGACAAAGAATGCGAGTTAATTATTCCAATCAATCATGAAGTTATGGGAGCAATTGGAGTCGCTCTGCTTGCTAAAGACTTTATGAAAAATGGGAAAAAAAGTAAATTTAAAGGCTTTTCACTTAGAAATAAACAATACACCATTTCTTCTTTTGAATGCAAAGGCTGTCCTAATTATTGTGAAATAAACAGAGTTAAATTAGAAGGCGAGGAAAAAAATCTTTTTTATGGAGGAAGATGCGAAAAATATGAAAAACAGGATTTCTTATCTAAACTTCCAGACCCTGTGAAGCTTAGAGAAGAATTGCTTTGGAAAACACATAAAGAATACGAAAAGCAATATAAAGATAGAAAAGCACCTGTAATAGGAATTCCTTACATTTTTTTCTTTCATGACCATCTTCCTTTCTGGAGCACACTTTTATGGGAATTAGGGTTTAATGTCAGGATTTCAGATAAAACAAACAAAAAAATTATTAATAAAGGCGTTGAAAAGGTTTTATCTGAAGCATGCTTTCCTCTTAAAGTAGCCTATGGCCATATAGCAGATTTAGTTGAAAAAGGAATTGATTTAATATTTGTTCCGAGTTTTATAAATCTTAACCTTTATGATGAGTATGAAAGAGGACTTGCATGCCCACTTGTGCAAACAATCCCATATGTAAGCAGAAAGCTATTTAATGAAGCAAAAATCCTGATACCGAGAATAGATTTCTCAAGAGGATTTGATTACTTAAAGAAGGAACTTTTTAGGACTTTTAAGGGAATTATAAATATAAAAAACATTGATGCAAAAATATCTATTGCAAGAGAAAAGCAAAAAGAATTTGTAAATTCCCTTCAGAAGGAAGGTTTAAAACTTCTTGAAACAGCAAAAGATAAATCACTCGGGCAACAAGCAACTGTTGTTATTATTGGCAGGTCATATAACTCCTTTGATCAGGCAGTTAGCCTTGATATTTCAGGAAAGCTTACACGCCTTGATGTCCTTCCAATTCCTATGGATATGTTACCTCTTGATAGCGTAAACATAAAGGATGAATGGAACAATTTATACTGGCGTTCAGGGCAGAGGATAATCAGAGCCTCAAAGTTTCTTCACAAATTAGATGAAGTATATCCCCTTTTTATAACCAACTTTTCCTGTGGACCTGACTCGTTCATAATAAATTATTTCAAAGAAGAAATGCTTCAGAAACCCTATTTAATTCTTGAAATTGATGAACATAGTGCTGATGCAGGAATAGTTACAAGACTTGAGGCTTTTATTGACAGTGTAAAAAGTAGAGAAGAAAAACGATCCGAGCAAATATTTATTCCTTTATCAATCAAAACTTCCAATAAAGATTTATCAAAAAGAACAATATATATCCCCAGAATGTCTGATCATGCCTTTGCTTTAAAAGCAGCCTTTAACTACTGTGGAATTGATGCAGAAGTAATGCCTCCCTCTGATAAAGAATCCATTGAACTTGCAAGAAAATATATAGGTGGAGGAGAATGTTTCCCTTATGTTGTAACCTTAGGGGATATGTTAAAACTTGTTTTTTCAAGAGATTTCAACCCAGAAAAAACAGCTTTTTTTATGCCTTCTGGTGCAGGTCCTTGTAGATTTGGACAGTATAATGTTTCCCATAGAAGAATGCTTAAAAAATTAGGGTTTGACAATGTGCCAGTTTATTCACCCCAACAGGATGCTCAGTTTTACAAAGATTTAAATATTGCTGGAAGTGAATTTTCTCTCAGAGCATGGCAAGGCATTGTTGCCTACGGATTGCTTATAAAAATTTTGCTACAGACAAGACCTTATGAAAAAAATAAAGGTGAAACAGAATCTCTATATGAATACTATCTTACAAAAATTTGCGATGCTTTAAAGAGCAGAAATGGAAATATTGAAAATCTGATGAACAATATGAAAAAAGATTTTGAAAATATTCCCAAATACAAAGATAAAAAACCTCTTGTAGGAATTGTAGGAGAGATATTTGTCCGTTCTCATTCATTTTCAAATGAAAATCTGATAAAAAGACTTGAATCCTTAGGAGCAGAGGTCTATTTCACACCAATTGAAGAGTGGATTCATTATGTAAATAAAATGGCTTTAAGAAAAGCCTTGATAAAAAAGGATAAATCTGCTATTATAAAAATTCTTATTAATAAATTTTTTCAATGGAGGGTTGAGAAAAAATTTTCATCAAACTTTAAAGAAACACTTAAATTTTTGCATGAACCCTCTATAAAGGAACTTTTTAAATTTGCTTCACCATACGTTCCTGATAGCTTTGAAGGAGAAACTATTTTGAGTATTGGTAAAAGCGTTGATTTGATAAAAAAAGGAGTAAGTGGAATAATAAACGCAATGCCTTTTGGGTGTATGCCTGGTGCTATTGTTACTGCTTTGTTAAGATTTATTCAAAGAGATTATAATATACCTGTTGTATCACTCGCATTTGATGGCACAAATTCTACAGTAAATGAACTGTGGCTGGAAGCTTTCATAGAAACTATAAAAACGTAA